GGCATCGTCGAACGCGCGCTCGCCGAGGCGCTGGGCTCGGATTATTTGGCGCAGCTCGATCCCGCCCCTACGAAGGCCGACCTCACCACCCCGTGGCGGCAGGTGTTCACACCGTGGCGGACCAGCCACCCTGACGTGAAGCGCACCCGCAACATCGTCTACACCGGCAACTCCGCGGCGGGCCGGCGTGAGCTGCTTGACGTCTTCCAGCCGCAAGAGCCCGGGCGAGGCCGCCCGGTGCTGTTGCAGATCCACGGTGGCGGCTGGGTGATCGGCAACAAGGACGAGCAGGGCCTTCCGCTGATGAACCACCTCGCCGCGCGCGGCTGGGTCTGCGTCGCACCGAACTATCCGCTGTCCCCGAAAGCGACCTGGCCGGACCACCTGATCGCGATCAAGCGGTCGATCAAGTGGATCCGGGAGAACATCGCCGACTACGGCGGCGACCCGTCGTTCATCGCCGTGACCGGGGGTTCCGCGGGCGGGCACCTGGCGGCCATGGTGGCCTTGACGCCGAACGATCCGCAGTACCAACCCGGCTTTGCCGACGTCGACACGAGCGTGCGGGCGTGCGTCCCGTTCTACGGCGCCTACGACCTCGCCAACGTCCTCGACACCAAGACCGGGGAGCGCGAGTACCAGCACTTCCTGTCCAAGACCCTGTTCAAGACCCGCGACCGGGACGTCGCGCGCGCCGCCTCGCCGCTGACCCTCGCCCGGCCGGACGCGCCGCCGTTCTTCGTCATCCACGGCGCCAACGACTCCCTGGTCAACGTCGCCGAGGCGCGCGAGCTGGTACGCCGGCTTCGGGAACGTTCGAACTCCGTCGTCGCCTACGCCGAGCTTCCTGGCGCCCAGCACGCGTTCGACGTGTTCGCCTCGATCCGCAGCGCCCACGTGATCCGCGC
The sequence above is a segment of the Mycobacteriales bacterium genome. Coding sequences within it:
- a CDS encoding alpha/beta hydrolase; the protein is MGRRAVKLAALGAGLTVNAVRPMPNSSPVAIPSFFAAWLTSELAPQNLIVTAAASKGLLLAKRGRLSREDKAVLGLNAVSAAGLAAMTVQGMRVRGIVERALAEALGSDYLAQLDPAPTKADLTTPWRQVFTPWRTSHPDVKRTRNIVYTGNSAAGRRELLDVFQPQEPGRGRPVLLQIHGGGWVIGNKDEQGLPLMNHLAARGWVCVAPNYPLSPKATWPDHLIAIKRSIKWIRENIADYGGDPSFIAVTGGSAGGHLAAMVALTPNDPQYQPGFADVDTSVRACVPFYGAYDLANVLDTKTGEREYQHFLSKTLFKTRDRDVARAASPLTLARPDAPPFFVIHGANDSLVNVAEARELVRRLRERSNSVVAYAELPGAQHAFDVFASIRSAHVIRAAERFLRVVQWEINRTSMLAEVPIG